The following coding sequences are from one Paenibacillus tundrae window:
- a CDS encoding MFS transporter, with the protein MGTLPKSVRFPLLILMLNLFIALLGQGMLIPILPEYLKLFHAGGTVAGFLVAAFGAAQFLFSPLGGQWADRFGRKKLIMAGMFLSVVSDIIFALSTSLPLLYIARFIGGISLGLMVPANLAYVADITTPETRAKGMGYFGAAMNLGMVLGPGLGGFIAEMGIRMPYFFAAGLGLVAGMLTLLLPETLPPEKRTLPQTKKKGNHLGKHIWSSFQVPYFKYLLLLLVMTFGLMSYETVFSLFAEQKYGFDAATISIIITMGAIIGIVVQIWLLDWSVRRIGEIKLIRLSLIMAPIALLLMLIKVNLVYLLFASALFFAFNAFLRPSVSTLISKNAGDRQGYASGLNTTYSSLGTVFGPLVAGLLFDKNLNFPYIFGAIMLLAALSLTLNARRSKKGLQTTSE; encoded by the coding sequence ATGGGTACATTGCCAAAATCTGTTCGTTTCCCGCTTTTGATTCTGATGTTAAATCTGTTTATTGCTTTATTAGGTCAGGGTATGCTCATTCCCATACTGCCAGAGTATTTGAAGTTATTTCATGCGGGAGGTACAGTCGCTGGATTTTTGGTAGCTGCCTTTGGGGCCGCTCAATTTTTATTTTCACCGCTTGGTGGACAATGGGCTGATCGCTTTGGTCGCAAAAAATTAATCATGGCCGGCATGTTTCTCTCCGTTGTTTCGGATATCATATTTGCCCTATCCACGTCGTTGCCGCTCCTATACATCGCACGTTTTATCGGTGGAATCAGCTTAGGTTTGATGGTTCCTGCCAACCTCGCATATGTCGCCGATATTACGACCCCAGAGACACGCGCCAAGGGTATGGGCTATTTCGGCGCAGCCATGAATCTGGGTATGGTACTCGGACCTGGTCTTGGCGGCTTCATCGCTGAGATGGGCATTCGTATGCCTTATTTCTTCGCGGCTGGTCTAGGGCTTGTCGCAGGTATGCTTACTCTACTTCTGCCAGAGACGTTACCTCCGGAAAAAAGAACCCTTCCTCAGACGAAGAAGAAAGGTAATCATCTGGGCAAGCACATCTGGAGCTCATTTCAAGTCCCTTACTTCAAATATTTGCTTCTGCTTCTCGTGATGACCTTTGGTCTGATGAGTTATGAGACCGTATTCTCTCTTTTTGCAGAGCAAAAATATGGCTTCGACGCTGCAACCATTTCCATTATTATTACGATGGGAGCCATCATCGGTATCGTCGTTCAGATCTGGCTGCTTGATTGGTCAGTGCGAAGAATCGGCGAAATTAAGCTTATTCGGCTCTCTCTAATCATGGCACCGATTGCACTACTACTTATGTTAATTAAGGTTAACTTAGTGTATCTATTGTTCGCCTCTGCGTTATTTTTTGCTTTTAATGCATTTTTACGACCGTCAGTCAGTACACTCATTTCCAAAAACGCTGGGGATCGACAAGGATACGCTTCGGGTTTAAATACGACGTATTCCAGTTTGGGTACTGTATTTGGGCCACTTGTTGCAGGACTATTGTTTGACAAAAACTTGAACTTCCCGTATATTTTTGGTGCAATTATGCTTCTTGCTGCACTATCGCTAACGCTCAATGCACGTCGGTCCAAGAAAGGATTACAAACTACTAGTGAATGA
- a CDS encoding putative PEP-binding protein: MTKRVVLLEDGTAEMKGLIGSQGAGLSELLHAGWPVPAGFAVTTECCREFSTRLGHCSTDAAQEVESAIHHLEQRTGKLFGDAKTPLLLSVMPNEVRSTRNERESFLYVGLNDVTVEGLADQTQDRCYALHCYRSLLQDFGYLVHGIPYELFGEFISEPEIQDEFELERIITEHKIIIEIHGRTPFPQDVKSQLHEALGAFSHSHCSPVLVQVMVSEEYGEHMSSEAACKTAVDMVSEGLITKEEALLRIEPSQVTELIEFIEQPSQQSLDVQQLLEWADEVRSVLVLANVNHPRDGVLARVLGAEGIGQCQIETMLLSPSRIPFVQKMITADNEYERRRGVERLLPMLQADFEHFFEVMDGYPVTINLLDPAWDERLLHVEADILDMQIEAIFRAALKTIRQGLWVRPEILIPPVSDSNELQRLRELVDHIADQILGEEKRHCLYKVGTTIEISRAGTIATQMARHADFFSFRALDVQENKHLVEMSVVQGKARKPYLRSGVCGEQAANADTIAYCHRIGLDYVSCSPEQVPSARIAAAQAAIREQKQGKSIQNHDISTTA; encoded by the coding sequence ATGACGAAACGGGTAGTTCTGTTGGAGGATGGTACGGCAGAGATGAAGGGACTTATAGGCAGTCAAGGAGCCGGTCTTTCCGAGTTACTTCATGCTGGCTGGCCTGTTCCAGCCGGGTTCGCTGTAACAACGGAATGCTGTCGCGAGTTCAGTACCCGTCTTGGACATTGTTCAACTGATGCAGCTCAGGAGGTGGAAAGTGCGATCCATCATTTGGAACAGCGCACGGGTAAGCTCTTCGGTGATGCCAAGACACCGCTTCTACTTTCCGTTATGCCGAATGAAGTTCGTTCCACAAGGAATGAACGGGAGTCGTTCCTTTATGTTGGCCTTAACGATGTGACGGTGGAAGGGCTCGCTGACCAAACGCAAGATCGTTGCTATGCACTTCATTGTTATCGAAGCTTATTGCAGGACTTTGGTTATTTGGTACATGGAATTCCATATGAATTATTTGGTGAGTTCATAAGTGAGCCGGAGATACAGGACGAATTTGAATTAGAACGCATTATCACCGAACACAAAATAATAATTGAAATTCATGGTAGGACACCATTTCCTCAAGATGTGAAGTCTCAACTCCATGAAGCGCTGGGAGCCTTCTCCCATTCACATTGCAGTCCAGTCCTGGTACAGGTAATGGTGAGTGAGGAATATGGAGAGCATATGAGTTCAGAAGCAGCATGCAAGACGGCTGTCGATATGGTGAGTGAAGGTTTGATTACAAAAGAGGAAGCTTTATTGCGAATAGAGCCATCACAAGTGACGGAATTAATCGAATTCATAGAGCAGCCGTCACAGCAATCATTGGACGTGCAACAGTTGCTTGAATGGGCTGATGAGGTGAGGTCTGTATTGGTGCTTGCCAATGTAAACCATCCAAGGGATGGTGTCCTCGCACGAGTGTTAGGAGCAGAAGGGATAGGGCAATGTCAGATCGAGACCATGCTGTTATCACCATCCCGAATACCTTTTGTCCAGAAGATGATCACAGCTGACAACGAATACGAACGTCGACGTGGGGTAGAACGTTTGCTTCCGATGCTGCAAGCGGACTTTGAGCATTTTTTCGAAGTGATGGATGGTTATCCGGTAACGATTAATCTGCTGGACCCGGCATGGGATGAACGATTGCTTCATGTTGAAGCTGATATACTTGATATGCAGATTGAAGCGATTTTTCGCGCAGCCTTAAAAACTATTCGTCAGGGACTATGGGTACGACCCGAAATTTTGATTCCACCTGTAAGCGATTCCAATGAATTGCAGCGATTGAGGGAGCTGGTGGATCATATAGCTGACCAGATTTTGGGCGAAGAAAAAAGGCATTGTCTATATAAAGTAGGTACAACTATAGAAATTTCTAGAGCGGGTACAATCGCAACTCAAATGGCTCGCCATGCTGACTTTTTCTCATTCAGAGCGTTGGATGTTCAAGAAAATAAACATCTTGTGGAAATGAGCGTTGTTCAGGGTAAAGCCCGTAAACCGTATCTCAGGTCAGGGGTCTGTGGAGAACAAGCTGCGAATGCAGATACGATTGCTTACTGCCATCGCATAGGATTAGATTATGTGAGCTGTTCCCCCGAGCAAGTTCCGTCTGCACGAATTGCGGCTGCGCAAGCGGCGATTAGAGAACAGAAGCAGGGCAAGAGCATACAGAATCATGACATTTCAACGACAGCGTAA
- a CDS encoding type II CAAX endopeptidase family protein, with translation MNQLTMRSAGWIFFVSYVMGILFTAWISSKGSPHHDNLMLFLAYVAVGQIVLNVIPAVIWCRYRKISLRTAFRLHKVSLRNIILSLLIFALSQIILLFFHQITEVVSQWLGVSYATSHYPIADSLFSLGILLLSIGIIPPICEELLFRGVLLSGYGKRGLWFAAMVSSFLFALFHDNPYRLIELFGAALVSAIIVIRSGSIIPGIIVHMITNSTYVISSYIQGGDMLEGITTSEGPSLSILLLTGFASFITFMICRWLYARFDRPETEVRAKRIASAGIRSLAWIIPILLSIVVFVIKFWIGQSA, from the coding sequence ATGAACCAACTGACGATGAGAAGTGCGGGATGGATCTTTTTTGTGTCCTATGTCATGGGCATTTTGTTCACGGCGTGGATTAGTTCGAAAGGCAGTCCACATCACGATAATCTAATGTTATTTCTCGCATATGTAGCAGTTGGTCAAATCGTACTCAACGTGATACCAGCTGTGATCTGGTGTCGATACCGAAAAATATCTCTTCGAACTGCATTTAGGCTACATAAAGTTTCTTTGCGGAATATCATCCTGTCTTTGTTGATATTTGCTCTAAGTCAGATTATCTTGCTGTTTTTCCACCAGATTACCGAGGTTGTCTCTCAATGGTTAGGGGTTTCATATGCAACATCGCATTATCCGATTGCGGACTCTCTGTTTTCCTTAGGTATTCTCTTATTAAGCATCGGGATCATTCCTCCGATCTGTGAAGAGTTGTTGTTTCGGGGCGTTTTGCTGAGCGGTTATGGCAAACGGGGGTTGTGGTTCGCAGCAATGGTTAGTTCTTTTCTGTTCGCTTTGTTCCACGACAACCCCTACCGATTAATTGAACTATTCGGAGCGGCTCTCGTTTCAGCTATCATCGTCATTCGCTCAGGCTCCATCATCCCAGGCATTATTGTTCATATGATCACGAACTCCACGTATGTAATTAGCTCATACATCCAGGGAGGAGATATGCTGGAGGGGATTACTACTTCTGAAGGACCGAGCCTATCCATCCTGCTGTTGACGGGTTTTGCCTCATTCATTACTTTCATGATCTGTAGATGGTTGTATGCACGGTTTGATCGTCCTGAGACGGAAGTAAGAGCGAAGAGGATTGCTTCTGCCGGAATCCGTTCGTTGGCTTGGATTATACCGATCCTGCTATCTATAGTCGTGTTTGTTATCAAGTTTTGGATAGGACAATCTGCTTGA
- a CDS encoding metallophosphoesterase family protein: MSDIHGCYDEFNALLQQVSYDSVQDELILLGDYVDRGPQSRRVVDQIMKLKERHSIIALKGNHDAMMVKALTNDIKEYDSHWIRNGGLQTLASYVDHVTTWDESELDWDAYHEAKVWVRNHYSHHLQFLDQLPLVYEIPGYVFVHAGINPDVPDWRKQPESDFMWIREPFYSRPTAIEETVVFGHTPVKYLHDEMGIWFASTGDKIGIDGGCAYGAQLNMLMIREDGSLQTFFVEKAENIEDVEL, encoded by the coding sequence ATAAGTGATATTCATGGCTGTTACGACGAATTCAATGCTCTACTTCAACAGGTGAGCTATGATTCGGTTCAGGATGAATTAATTTTACTTGGAGACTATGTAGATCGGGGACCTCAGAGCAGACGGGTCGTTGATCAGATCATGAAGCTCAAGGAACGTCATTCTATCATTGCGCTGAAGGGAAATCATGATGCGATGATGGTCAAAGCGTTGACCAATGATATCAAGGAATACGATAGCCACTGGATTCGCAATGGTGGGTTACAGACACTTGCTAGTTATGTGGACCATGTCACAACATGGGACGAGAGTGAATTGGACTGGGACGCCTATCATGAAGCCAAAGTGTGGGTGCGCAACCACTATAGCCATCATCTTCAGTTTTTGGATCAACTTCCGTTGGTATATGAAATTCCGGGCTACGTGTTTGTACATGCAGGGATTAATCCTGACGTACCGGATTGGCGCAAACAGCCGGAGAGTGACTTTATGTGGATTCGGGAACCTTTCTACTCCAGACCTACGGCAATTGAGGAAACGGTGGTCTTTGGGCACACGCCTGTGAAATATCTGCACGATGAGATGGGCATTTGGTTCGCTTCAACGGGAGACAAGATTGGCATCGACGGTGGATGCGCTTATGGTGCTCAATTGAACATGCTTATGATTAGGGAAGATGGTAGCCTGCAGACGTTCTTTGTGGAAAAAGCAGAGAACATAGAGGACGTGGAACTTTAA
- a CDS encoding manganese-dependent inorganic pyrophosphatase, whose protein sequence is MEKALIFGHKNPDTDTICSAIAYADLKAKLGHEVEAVRLGEVNGETQFALDHFKVEAPRLIKTAANEVNKVILVDHNERQQSVSDIEEVTVVEVIDHHRIANFETSQPLYFRAEPVGCTATILNKMYKENGVEISAPIAGLMLSAIISDSLLFKSPTCTEQDVAAARELAAIAGVDADSYGLDMLKAGADLSQKTIAELISLDAKEFVMGQAKVEIAQVNAVDVNDVLVKKAELQAAIEAIISSKGLDLFVFVVTDILNNDSVALAYGASTNAVEKAYNVSLADSQALLKGVVSRKSQIVPVLTEAFNSL, encoded by the coding sequence ATGGAAAAAGCGTTAATCTTCGGACACAAAAATCCTGACACGGACACGATCTGTTCAGCAATTGCTTATGCGGATCTCAAAGCAAAATTAGGTCATGAGGTTGAAGCGGTTCGTCTCGGAGAAGTGAATGGTGAAACTCAGTTTGCACTCGATCATTTCAAAGTGGAAGCACCTCGTTTGATCAAAACGGCAGCGAATGAAGTAAACAAAGTCATTCTGGTTGACCACAATGAGCGTCAGCAAAGTGTTAGTGATATCGAAGAAGTAACTGTGGTAGAGGTTATTGACCACCACCGTATTGCTAACTTTGAGACAAGCCAGCCATTGTATTTCCGTGCAGAGCCTGTAGGCTGTACTGCTACAATTCTAAATAAAATGTACAAAGAGAACGGTGTAGAGATCAGCGCACCAATTGCTGGACTTATGCTATCTGCTATTATCTCTGACTCCCTGCTGTTTAAATCGCCAACTTGCACGGAGCAAGATGTAGCGGCTGCACGTGAACTGGCTGCTATTGCTGGTGTAGATGCAGACAGCTACGGATTGGACATGCTCAAAGCAGGTGCTGATCTGAGTCAAAAAACGATTGCTGAATTGATTTCTTTGGATGCCAAAGAATTCGTAATGGGTCAAGCAAAAGTTGAAATTGCACAAGTCAACGCTGTTGACGTTAACGATGTACTTGTGAAAAAAGCTGAATTGCAAGCTGCAATTGAAGCAATCATCTCCAGTAAAGGTCTTGACCTCTTCGTATTTGTTGTAACAGATATCCTCAACAACGATTCTGTTGCTCTTGCATACGGCGCTTCCACGAATGCAGTGGAAAAAGCGTACAATGTATCGTTGGCTGATAGCCAGGCTCTTCTGAAGGGCGTAGTATCTCGTAAGTCACAGATTGTTCCGGTTCTGACAGAAGCATTCAACAGTCTGTAA
- a CDS encoding LLM class flavin-dependent oxidoreductase encodes MKLSVLEHGHINEGRTVQDTLQETVTLAKHADELGFSRFWMSEHHGGGALSFSSPEVMIAHVAAHTEHIRVGSGGVMLPHYSAYKVAENFRLLEALHPGRIDLGIGRAPGGMPIASRALNEGKSSNVQFFPQQIADLGGYFHEQLSEDHRFASLVAAPSVPTVPEVWLLGSSSEGARIAAAQGTAYAFAQFFGTPGGEEAMKHYRRHFKPSILNDRPHSMIAVSAFCAETEEEAAELARSNELFFLRLGRGLEQSSFPSLETVHNYPYTAMEMEQIRQRRSFSIVGTPDQVKEKITAMAERHEADEVIIASAIHSFEARLRSFGLIAEAFGLKKD; translated from the coding sequence ATGAAATTAAGCGTGCTTGAACATGGACATATCAACGAAGGACGTACGGTGCAGGATACGCTTCAAGAGACGGTTACGCTTGCGAAGCATGCTGATGAACTTGGTTTTTCGCGTTTCTGGATGTCAGAACATCATGGTGGCGGTGCACTTTCCTTTTCAAGTCCTGAAGTCATGATTGCGCATGTCGCTGCTCATACCGAACATATTCGGGTAGGATCAGGTGGCGTAATGCTGCCACATTATAGTGCATACAAGGTTGCAGAGAACTTCCGTCTCTTAGAGGCATTACATCCTGGTCGTATTGATCTTGGGATTGGTAGAGCACCTGGTGGGATGCCGATTGCAAGTCGAGCTCTCAATGAGGGAAAATCCTCTAACGTACAATTTTTCCCGCAACAGATCGCAGATCTGGGTGGTTACTTTCATGAGCAATTGTCGGAGGATCATCGCTTTGCCTCTCTGGTAGCTGCTCCATCCGTGCCGACAGTGCCAGAGGTATGGCTGCTTGGCTCTAGCTCCGAAGGTGCAAGAATTGCAGCCGCGCAAGGAACGGCTTATGCGTTTGCTCAATTCTTTGGCACACCAGGCGGGGAAGAGGCCATGAAGCATTATCGTCGACATTTCAAACCGTCGATCCTGAATGATCGACCTCATTCTATGATTGCTGTCTCTGCGTTCTGTGCGGAGACTGAAGAGGAAGCGGCTGAGCTTGCTCGAAGCAATGAACTTTTCTTCTTACGCTTAGGCCGTGGGTTGGAACAGAGCTCATTCCCATCATTAGAGACGGTTCATAATTATCCTTATACCGCTATGGAAATGGAGCAGATTCGCCAGCGTCGTTCATTCTCGATCGTAGGGACACCGGATCAGGTGAAAGAGAAAATTACAGCAATGGCTGAGCGTCATGAAGCGGATGAAGTGATCATCGCCTCAGCGATTCATTCATTTGAAGCACGCCTTCGCTCATTTGGTTTGATTGCAGAAGCCTTCGGCTTAAAGAAGGATTAA
- a CDS encoding HAD-IIIA family hydrolase, with protein MTTPNIRNVPTQAVFIDRDGTIGGSDKIKYPGEMQLFDGVAESISTLSQHGFKLFGFTNQPGITAGHSTVEAFQQEMKDFGIEHTYVCPHPAHEQCKCRKPRPDMLIQAAEDHQLKLEQCIVIGDRWSDMVAASVAGCLCILVMTGAGMRALEEDRFRWNTMEADYVATDFNDAVKWIVQRRVQPMQE; from the coding sequence ATGACCACTCCGAACATACGAAACGTTCCAACACAAGCGGTGTTTATAGATCGTGATGGCACAATTGGAGGTTCAGACAAGATTAAATATCCTGGCGAGATGCAATTGTTTGATGGTGTGGCGGAATCAATCAGCACATTATCACAGCATGGATTCAAATTATTTGGCTTTACGAACCAGCCTGGTATAACAGCAGGACATTCCACAGTCGAAGCTTTTCAACAAGAGATGAAGGACTTCGGGATCGAGCATACGTATGTGTGTCCTCATCCGGCTCATGAACAGTGTAAATGTCGCAAACCGAGACCTGATATGTTGATCCAAGCAGCAGAAGATCATCAACTGAAGCTCGAACAGTGTATTGTCATTGGCGACCGTTGGTCAGACATGGTTGCGGCAAGTGTTGCAGGGTGTCTATGCATACTCGTTATGACGGGTGCAGGTATGCGTGCATTGGAAGAAGACCGGTTTCGATGGAACACCATGGAAGCAGACTATGTAGCCACTGATTTTAACGATGCGGTAAAGTGGATTGTGCAGCGAAGAGTTCAACCTATGCAAGAATAA
- a CDS encoding (2Fe-2S) ferredoxin domain-containing protein: MAIYNLDQLQHHILLCNGGTCMRNDGEEVTQAVRDEIKNLGASEFIHTTRTRCNGRCDDACVTIVYPQGDWYGKMTPDSGRALVQALCEGERLESHLIANVATTTAK; encoded by the coding sequence TTGGCTATTTATAATTTAGATCAATTGCAACATCATATTTTACTCTGTAATGGTGGTACCTGTATGCGCAACGACGGGGAGGAAGTTACCCAGGCTGTGCGAGATGAGATTAAAAACCTTGGGGCGAGTGAATTTATTCATACGACACGGACACGTTGCAACGGACGCTGTGATGATGCATGTGTGACGATTGTGTACCCACAAGGGGATTGGTATGGCAAAATGACACCGGATTCAGGTAGAGCTCTTGTTCAGGCTCTGTGTGAAGGTGAGCGTTTGGAGAGCCATCTCATCGCGAATGTGGCGACAACAACTGCAAAATAG
- a CDS encoding LTA synthase family protein yields the protein MYNSKYERISSRTLFVVLFILLLLKLTLLRYFFFQGLSGIGLLTDTLGALTVVCVLDLIVPKRWKRMVYGGFNLIFSLVLFAATLYNVHFSSVPTYTALSELGQVAQVRGSIGPLIRPVHFMFFVDIVLALPLWFILRSRRTSRSQGSYSNSGLSFGKSRRRYWGKVGVALTAAFSIVLSGSFIVKGETIDNELVRAENLGFLNYQVSSAILTSKENEAIANGNINETIAKINQLVSQYPYQDKTSQGSPVKAKYFGEAKGSNLIVLQLESFQNFPIHASLGGQVLTPVLNELASESYYFPHFFQQIGQGNTSDAEFMSNTSIYPTGVVPMSAGYSDRDLPSLPKLLRERGYQSETFHGNDVTFWNRNKMYPAIGFDRYFDKPSFKNDRFNDFGPSDEELYRVGVEKMTAHQAANEPFYAQFITASSHSPFKVPADRARITVPETITNTLLHDYLQAINYTDYAVGQLINELKASGLWDNTTLVIYGDHFGLPANDEITKQIQDNLNVPYDGNVSRFNIPLIIHTPQQSKGQVVEQPGGQLDIMPTVLNLMGVSLQEEQFTAFGHDLLNMDHNAFGIRYYLPTGSFVNNEIMFVPGAGFDDGKAYSIKTYEPVTDLEPYRADYEHVLSLMKLSDEYVKLLPKRAP from the coding sequence ATGTATAATTCTAAATACGAACGGATATCATCACGAACATTATTTGTCGTGTTATTTATCCTCTTGCTGCTGAAGCTCACGCTTTTGCGGTATTTCTTTTTCCAAGGCCTTTCTGGCATTGGATTGCTCACCGATACGCTGGGTGCTCTAACCGTGGTCTGTGTGCTTGATTTAATTGTACCTAAGCGCTGGAAACGTATGGTGTACGGGGGCTTTAATCTGATTTTCTCGCTCGTACTGTTTGCGGCAACGTTATATAACGTGCATTTTAGCTCAGTACCCACGTACACAGCACTAAGTGAATTAGGTCAGGTGGCTCAAGTACGAGGCAGTATCGGACCTCTCATTCGACCTGTTCATTTTATGTTTTTTGTGGATATCGTGCTTGCACTGCCACTTTGGTTTATCCTGCGCTCCAGACGTACTTCCCGTAGTCAAGGAAGTTATAGCAACAGTGGACTAAGTTTTGGAAAAAGTCGTAGAAGATATTGGGGGAAGGTCGGAGTCGCACTTACGGCTGCATTTAGCATCGTTCTGTCAGGTAGCTTTATTGTCAAAGGAGAAACAATTGATAATGAGCTGGTTCGAGCGGAGAATCTTGGTTTTCTTAACTACCAGGTGTCCTCAGCGATTTTGACGAGCAAAGAAAACGAAGCCATTGCTAATGGCAACATTAATGAGACCATTGCGAAGATCAATCAGTTAGTGAGTCAATATCCATATCAAGATAAAACAAGTCAGGGCTCTCCAGTTAAAGCGAAGTATTTTGGTGAAGCCAAAGGCAGTAATCTGATTGTGTTACAACTAGAATCTTTTCAGAATTTTCCGATTCACGCTTCACTGGGTGGTCAGGTGTTAACACCCGTGTTGAACGAATTAGCGAGTGAAAGCTATTATTTCCCTCATTTCTTCCAACAAATTGGTCAAGGTAATACATCGGATGCTGAATTTATGTCGAACACATCAATCTATCCTACAGGCGTAGTTCCAATGTCTGCCGGATATAGTGACCGTGATTTACCTAGCTTACCGAAACTGCTTCGTGAGCGCGGATATCAGTCAGAGACGTTTCATGGCAATGATGTGACGTTCTGGAATCGGAACAAGATGTACCCTGCGATTGGATTCGATCGGTATTTTGACAAACCAAGCTTCAAGAATGACCGATTTAATGATTTTGGTCCATCTGACGAAGAATTGTATCGTGTCGGTGTGGAGAAAATGACTGCACATCAAGCTGCGAACGAACCGTTCTACGCACAGTTTATTACAGCATCGAGCCACTCACCGTTCAAGGTTCCTGCTGATCGGGCACGAATTACTGTCCCTGAGACAATTACGAACACATTGCTGCATGATTATTTGCAGGCTATCAATTATACCGATTATGCGGTTGGGCAACTGATTAATGAATTAAAGGCTAGTGGACTGTGGGACAACACAACGTTAGTCATTTACGGTGATCACTTCGGTCTGCCAGCAAATGATGAAATCACAAAGCAGATTCAAGACAATTTGAATGTGCCATACGATGGGAATGTGAGTCGTTTTAATATCCCGCTAATCATCCACACACCGCAGCAGTCTAAAGGGCAAGTGGTTGAACAGCCTGGAGGTCAGTTGGATATCATGCCAACGGTACTGAATTTGATGGGCGTATCGTTACAAGAAGAGCAGTTTACGGCCTTTGGGCATGATCTGCTTAATATGGATCATAATGCATTTGGCATTCGCTATTATTTGCCGACAGGCTCATTTGTTAATAATGAGATCATGTTTGTTCCTGGTGCGGGTTTCGATGATGGGAAGGCATATTCGATTAAAACGTATGAACCTGTCACTGATCTGGAGCCGTATCGGGCCGATTATGAGCATGTGCTCAGCTTAATGAAGCTGTCGGATGAGTATGTGAAGCTATTGCCTAAACGGGCACCCTAA
- the infC gene encoding translation initiation factor IF-3 — protein MIKNEKIKAAEVHVTGINGEDLGIMSTREALALAKQYKVDLVCTSLMTSPPPCKLIGAGAAKAEAQQDKKKSGKLPDKRKVKEIRLTLQMEDHDRDTKQAQAERILKKGDSVKLVIQVHGSKEGAAGKEWAEQLCQALAEFGTKTTGVQVSGKQVVVQLDPKI, from the coding sequence GTGATTAAAAATGAGAAGATCAAAGCAGCGGAAGTCCATGTCACTGGAATAAACGGAGAGGATCTGGGAATCATGTCCACACGTGAGGCACTCGCCTTAGCGAAGCAATACAAAGTGGATCTGGTCTGTACTTCTCTCATGACCAGTCCACCACCGTGCAAACTTATTGGGGCTGGTGCAGCGAAGGCAGAGGCGCAACAGGATAAGAAGAAATCAGGTAAATTACCGGATAAACGAAAGGTGAAAGAGATCCGCTTAACATTGCAAATGGAAGACCATGACCGTGATACGAAACAAGCACAAGCAGAGCGTATCCTGAAAAAAGGAGATTCCGTGAAGCTGGTCATTCAGGTTCACGGAAGTAAAGAAGGCGCAGCCGGTAAAGAATGGGCAGAGCAGCTATGCCAAGCTTTGGCTGAATTCGGCACCAAAACGACGGGGGTACAAGTGAGCGGTAAACAAGTTGTTGTTCAGTTGGATCCAAAGATTTAA
- a CDS encoding TetR/AcrR family transcriptional regulator encodes MNENWHQQIRNKHRDDLIAAGKELFLKHGLLQVKIKDVCSKAELSRVTFYKHFQSLDELLLTIQMQLVVNLTDHVSLSGSTELNGREQLEAMLHAWISFARNHPDHIRFIQLFDINYEVYDFTPELRETYDRFNQMGKENHFLLDVLNAGVADGSIKHASSLLQLAQFIFTVMMGALQKMVTRRSTELSPPNEQMTEQLVDMLLRYACNED; translated from the coding sequence GTGAATGAAAACTGGCATCAACAGATTAGAAATAAACATCGTGATGACCTGATCGCAGCAGGCAAAGAGCTCTTTTTGAAGCACGGACTGCTTCAGGTGAAGATCAAGGACGTTTGCTCCAAGGCAGAGCTAAGCCGCGTAACCTTTTATAAGCACTTTCAGTCGCTCGATGAGCTGCTTCTCACTATTCAAATGCAATTGGTTGTGAATTTAACGGATCATGTTAGTCTCTCAGGCAGTACAGAGTTAAATGGTCGTGAACAGCTCGAAGCCATGCTTCATGCCTGGATCAGCTTTGCGCGGAACCATCCGGATCATATCCGATTCATTCAACTATTTGACATCAACTATGAGGTGTATGATTTCACTCCTGAATTGAGAGAAACGTATGATCGATTCAATCAGATGGGTAAAGAAAATCACTTTTTGTTAGATGTGCTTAACGCAGGGGTCGCTGACGGCAGCATTAAGCATGCCTCTTCTCTACTTCAGCTTGCTCAGTTTATATTCACGGTGATGATGGGTGCACTTCAGAAGATGGTCACAAGGCGTTCAACCGAACTTTCTCCACCGAATGAGCAGATGACGGAGCAATTGGTGGACATGCTGTTGCGTTACGCTTGTAATGAGGACTAA